In the Candidatus Nezhaarchaeales archaeon genome, CTTCAAACTGAACCCATGTGCCTACCTTCCTCCTAAAGGGCTTTTTCTGCCTCACTATGATAGCCCTAAGGATTTGTTTTCTAAGCTCAAGCTTACCCTTCTTCACCGAAACTATCACCATGTCACCTACCGAAGCCGCGGATAACCTTCTTAGCCGCGTTTTCTCACCTACAACCCCTATTATCCTCACTTCTTGCGCACCACTATTATCAGTACATCTAACGATCGCTCCTACGGGTAAACCTGGGCTTATACGGGGCCTATAAGTTATCCCAACCGCTACTTTACCGCGCTTAGCCATACCGGTTACCACCGATTAGCATCTAGCTAAGGTTAAATCCTTTACTGACACCCCCTCTAAGACAGGAGGTTACAACTTAAATTTTACCCCTCAAATACGACGTCCAAGATTATGAGGAAGGGTTAAGGGGGAACCGTAGGTTTCTACTTTAAAAGCCAAGCATACAAGACTTAGTTTCTAGCAGTCATCCCTAGTGAAGGTGAGGGAGCGGCTTAAATGGTTGCTTGCCTTCCATCTTAGCTAGAGGAATACTATTAAACCTAGCCCTATAACCTGCGTGGTTATAAAGCAAGCTTATCCGCTCTAAGTAGGAATAATGATTTCTTCTACTTCTTCCCTATCACACAAAAACTAACTGTTTTCGCTAGTTTTCTACATTCACCTAATATTACAACGTCGCCAAGTGAAACAGGTATACAGGGAGGGAGGTGAGCACTTATCTTGGACCGTCTACGCTCATAGCGCTTATACTTAGGAACGTAGTGAAGGTATTCACGTAATACCGTTACAGTTTTAGCTCTTTTAATACTTACCACTTTCCCCTCAAGAATTTTCCCTCTTATTGAAAGCGTTCCATGGAAGGGACAATTGACGTCCTCACAACGTACGGATGGAGGACGAACCTTAGGAATTCCGATGTTACGCATTTACGATCAAACTCGAGTTAATCTGTTTCGATACATCTCTAAAACGCTAAGGGCACAGCATTTAAAGGTTACGGAGTTAAAACCTTCCTACTAGGTTTAAGGGGCTTTCGGCCTCGGAAGTAAGCCTCAATACGCCTTTCAAGCTCACTGAACGCTTCATCGTACTTTTCTTTAAGCGCCTTAAGTGTCTTACACGCTTCGGCTCTAAGCCTAGCCCTCTCATCCTCGTAATGCTTTACGTTAACCTTTCCTCGCCTACACTTCCCGTTAAGGGAGCTCCACGCCTCGTGGAGACTCCTTACGATAAGCTTGCTTTCCATCAACATCTCCTCGTAAACTGCTTCAATCTTACTGTACATCGGTTCAATAGTATTCCAGTATGCCGGTTTAATGACGTACGCTTTCTCTATGTTCGGTAGCTCCTTCTCGAAAATCTTAACCACCTTAGGATGTAGTGCTTCCCTGCTCTTCTCTAGGAACTCCTTTAACGCTTCGTGGAGCCTACCAGCGAAGAGTAGGCATAGCTGTTCCGCTATTAATCGTTCGCGGTTGAAGAAGGCCGTAAGCGATGGCTGAGTCATAGTGGCTCACCTATCCTCACCATTGTTTCCTTGTACTCGTTCCACGCGAGTAACGGCTTATCGCCGTGATACCTACGCCTGCATCCTTCACATATTACGCCCCATACGTATCCGTCCAGCATCAGTAGCATTATCATGTTAAGGATCCTTGGGTAGTAACGTTAAGAAGCCCGGCTTCACGTTTGACCCATCTTCACCAGCGTCTTTTTAACGGCCTCTTAACTCTATCCTCAGGCCTTCCTACTAGGATGGAGCCTTCAACTTTAACTTGGGTGCCGTCAGGTAGTTCAAAGATAAATGTGCATACCCTTTTAGGTAGCGCCTTAACTGAGCCGTTATGAAGTACGTACAGCATGTTCATGGTTTCATCAATCACGAGCCCCGATATACCAACGTAGCCTTTATGCTGGCTCTCTAAAACCATAACCTTTAATCCTATAAGCTCATGCCTAACTAGGTTTTTTGGCGTTACCTTCAAGGCCGCCTAACCTTTCTCACGTCTAGCCTTTTTCAATTCCTCCTCACGATTAATGGTTAATATTCTAGCGATCGTCCTCTTTAATGCTTTAATCCTACCCGGGTTTTCCACGGAGCCGCCTGATGCTACCATTGCTCTAAGCCTTAAAAGCTCAGCGTAAAGCTCCGATAGCTTCTTAACTCTTTCCTCAGGGCTCATCTTCCTAATTTCGTTAAGCCTTAAAATAGCCACGAGGAACAGCCTCTAGCTCTTCTCCTTCGTTTTCTCCCCTACGAACTCTTGAGCAAGTAAGCCTCTATCAAGCTCCACTAAGAGGGTTTTAGTCTGTGGAAGCAGTATTCTAAACTTAACACCCACTTTGCCCTGCCTTAAATAGGCGTGGCTTACAGCTTCATCAACGCCTTCGAGAGATATTTGTCCAGCCTTAAGTAAAAGCCCAGCCCTTAGCTTTTCATAACGCGTCCGCTCGGTTCTAAGCTTACCCCTAATAATTACCTCGGCCCCTAAGGCTCCTGCATCCATTACTTGACTAAGGGCGGCGAAAGCAGCTCTCCTAAAATGGATACCGCGCTCAAGCGCTTTAGCAACTCTAATAGCCATAACTTTAGCGTTAAGCTCCGGGCTTGAAATGCCCACTACGCCTATTTGGGGCCGCTCTAGGCCGAATTCCTTTTCAAGCTTTTCAGCTAGGTCACGCACGGTGGCTCCATGACGACCTATAACTAGACCTGGGCGCTCGGCGTATATGGTGATATGAGTGCCCATGGGGGTTTTAACTAAGTCTACCCCTGCATACCCAGCCTTTTCGAGCTCCTTTGAAAGCATCTTATCTACATCAACCTTCTTAACGGACTTCGCTACAAATAGCTTTTTAACGTCCAATAATCTTCCCTCTGTTCGGCGTCTTTAAGACGCTTTTAAAGATTATGCTTAAAAAGATTATGCTTAACGCTTTGCTTAAACCTCCTTTGAAGTAACTGAAGGTTTACACGGTCTCCATTATGGTCTCTAGTAAAATACTATTTTTAAGTAATCCGATTAAGCTTTTCCTGGCTCGAAACTCCACTAAAAATATAGGTTTAAACGTTAAACTTAACCTATACTTCCTAAATTGGAGATAGCTTTCTCCTAACCATTATTTCTAATGGAGGTCTCGAAAATATGTCTCCGCATGGGTTAACATTCGAAGGCCGAACTCAAGGTCCTCCTCAAACTCACCGAACCCCCCATCGTATTATCCCTTAGGCTTTTCCAACACCCTTTACACCTCAGCCCGCCTGTTTTACTTGGTATTGCTTCCAACTAATGCGTCCTAACTTCCACAGCCCTTTAAGTTCTTACCACTTCAGATTTACGCTTTACGGCTTAGTTATGTAAGCCTTATTAGCCTTATTACTCCTGCTAAATCCTACAAGTTAACCCATGTAAGGTTAATGTAGATTTAGGGGTTAAACCATAAAGCTAAGAGTCATGATTCCCCCTTAACTAAGCCTTCTCCACTAAGGCTACCTCAACGTGGACGACCTCTTGAAAATAGGGTGAGGCCCTTCCAAAGGCCCTCGGTATGTACTTCTTTATTTTAAAGCCCTTTTGCGCTGCCGCATGTTTAACCACGAGCTTAGAAACATCTAATCCCTTAGTTTCAGCGTTTGCCTCAGCGTTCTTAACTACCTTTAAAAGGAGCCGAGCAGCCTTAATAGGGTAACCACCGCTAGGATGGCCATTTATGCTTCCATGATGGGCACGTTTATATTTAAACCTCCTATACGGTATCATACGCTTCTTCTCTACAACCTCTTCGAGTAAGCGTTTAGCTTCGTCTAGGCTTAACCCTTTAATAGATGCGCAGAGCTCAACCATTTTTTTGAAGCTAACCCTTAAATCCCTACCACTAGCTATACCAGCTTTCTCAGGATCAAGCCCCGTAATTGAATAGCCAAATGTTGGCGGCATACGTTATCGCCGTAACTTCGTCTTTCTAGGAAACGCAAAGCTATATACTTTTATCCAACTAAGCGCTTTAACCCCGAAAAGCTTAACGAAAATCCAAGTCAGGCTACGCGTATATAATACGATAAAAACCGGTAGTTATTAATCGGGGCGATGAGAAAGTACGATAAACGCGTTCCTTCGAAAGCAATTTTAAATGTTAAGCTTAACCTAACTTCCAGCGGAGTTTTAAGCGGAGAAAAGCTTAATTGGTTAGGTTCAAAAATCACCGCTCCACTGAAGACCTCAGTAGAAACTTATGGCCATTTCAAAGGGAGCTCAAGCAAGGCGCTAAGCGTAACCTTTAAAAGGCGCATTAAAGCGATACACGAAGAAGGATTATGTCACGTAAATTCACCTATAAAGGGTATACGCTGGAGGAACTAGTAAGGTTAAGCATGGACGACTTTATAAAGCTACTACCATCGAAGCAGCGAAGGAGCTTGCTCAGGGGGTTAGATGCCGAAAAACGGAAGTTAATCGAAAAAATCAGAGCGATAAAAGAATCAGGTAAAACAGATAAACCAATACGTACTCACCTAAGGGATATGGTAATACTCCCTGAAATGGTCGGCGTAACCATAAGCGTTCACAACGGTAAAGAATTCGTGCCAGTAACCATCACCGAGGAAATGATAGGGCATCGATTAGGCGAAATGGTAATTACCAACAAAAAAGTCGAACACGGCGCACCAGGACTAAGAGCTACAAGGGGCAGCATGTATGTTCCACTCAAGTGATTATATAATTAATATATAACTGGTACTTCAAAGTATAGTTAGTCTGCCCCGTCACTAGTTTTGAAGGTTAGTTAGAGGGTTATCTTCCTTGGCTTCCCGTCGGTCCACTCATTTACGCTTAGCGACGCTATGAAGCCGCTCGTAGGTATTGATGACAGCCAGTCGTTAAGCTCGTCTTCAAGCGAGGGCAGCTCATCCTCCGTCATGTTCAGCCTCAGAGGAGGCATGTTTTTTAACTTTCCATCAGGCCCTGCGGTTGGGTAAGCGGAGGCGCGGTGAATCCCCATCTCGCAACCTGAACGAGCGGTCTCCAGTAGCTTGACGTCGGTTCACGTAAACCCAACGACGCTTTAAGGTCAAAGTCAAACTTAACATAGCTTTTCCTTCTTTAAACATTGACGTGAGGGTGCGTTGAGGCGGGATCC is a window encoding:
- a CDS encoding 50S ribosomal protein L14, whose product is MVTGMAKRGKVAVGITYRPRISPGLPVGAIVRCTDNSGAQEVRIIGVVGEKTRLRRLSAASVGDMVIVSVKKGKLELRKQILRAIIVRQKKPFRRKVGTWVQFEDNAAVIVTPDGDPKGTEIRGAIAREAAERWPKLAGLATMVV
- a CDS encoding 30S ribosomal protein S17, whose amino-acid sequence is MRNIGIPKVRPPSVRCEDVNCPFHGTLSIRGKILEGKVVSIKRAKTVTVLREYLHYVPKYKRYERRRSKISAHLPPCIPVSLGDVVILGECRKLAKTVSFCVIGKK
- a CDS encoding ribonuclease P protein component 1, which codes for MKVTPKNLVRHELIGLKVMVLESQHKGYVGISGLVIDETMNMLYVLHNGSVKALPKRVCTFIFELPDGTQVKVEGSILVGRPEDRVKRPLKRRW
- the rpmC gene encoding 50S ribosomal protein L29; its protein translation is MAILRLNEIRKMSPEERVKKLSELYAELLRLRAMVASGGSVENPGRIKALKRTIARILTINREEELKKARREKG
- a CDS encoding 30S ribosomal protein S3, with amino-acid sequence MDVKKLFVAKSVKKVDVDKMLSKELEKAGYAGVDLVKTPMGTHITIYAERPGLVIGRHGATVRDLAEKLEKEFGLERPQIGVVGISSPELNAKVMAIRVAKALERGIHFRRAAFAALSQVMDAGALGAEVIIRGKLRTERTRYEKLRAGLLLKAGQISLEGVDEAVSHAYLRQGKVGVKFRILLPQTKTLLVELDRGLLAQEFVGEKTKEKS
- the rplV gene encoding 50S ribosomal protein L22 encodes the protein MPPTFGYSITGLDPEKAGIASGRDLRVSFKKMVELCASIKGLSLDEAKRLLEEVVEKKRMIPYRRFKYKRAHHGSINGHPSGGYPIKAARLLLKVVKNAEANAETKGLDVSKLVVKHAAAQKGFKIKKYIPRAFGRASPYFQEVVHVEVALVEKA
- a CDS encoding 30S ribosomal protein S19 codes for the protein MSRKFTYKGYTLEELVRLSMDDFIKLLPSKQRRSLLRGLDAEKRKLIEKIRAIKESGKTDKPIRTHLRDMVILPEMVGVTISVHNGKEFVPVTITEEMIGHRLGEMVITNKKVEHGAPGLRATRGSMYVPLK